The proteins below are encoded in one region of Methylobacillus flagellatus KT:
- a CDS encoding DUF2171 domain-containing protein encodes MSLSHGILPGMPVICSQGGQFATVDHMEGSNQIKLQKDENGQHHYIPVSWVTATDNAEVTVDRPGEQAMQEWSTTPLPN; translated from the coding sequence ATGAGTCTTTCCCATGGAATCCTGCCCGGCATGCCAGTGATCTGTTCCCAAGGTGGCCAATTTGCTACCGTGGATCATATGGAGGGCAGCAATCAGATCAAGCTGCAGAAGGATGAGAATGGCCAGCATCACTATATTCCGGTGAGCTGGGTAACGGCCACGGACAATGCCGAAGTGACCGTGGACCGCCCGGGTGAGCAGGCGATGCAGGAGTGGTCTACCACGCCTTTGCCGAACTGA
- a CDS encoding universal stress protein, with the protein MTTEFKMKRPRQLLLATDLGARCDRALDRAIQLSRAWHAALTVVHAVEQVELIDDEPSWRQPPDAALAIQAELEDELGEAGLSSIDARVLKGKPSEVVLKVAEEVEAELILTGVKRDGALEKALLGDTVTELARQSRVPVLVVKKRLRKPYGRIVVATDLSELSRAALARAVDLFGPDNLVVFHASFAHFASRMDDRVAYESELRSDAIQNCRDFIRDVAGEEAAATMEVMVEYGEPDLLLEKYVQDKQVDLVVVSTRGRSGLLGVLLGSVAMRILDSVACDVLIVRS; encoded by the coding sequence GTGACAACGGAATTCAAGATGAAGCGGCCACGCCAGTTGCTGTTGGCAACCGATCTCGGCGCGCGTTGCGACCGTGCGCTGGATCGTGCGATCCAGCTTTCGCGAGCGTGGCATGCCGCGCTGACGGTGGTGCATGCTGTCGAGCAGGTGGAGCTGATCGATGATGAACCAAGCTGGCGCCAGCCACCAGATGCCGCGCTGGCTATCCAGGCCGAGCTGGAAGACGAACTGGGCGAAGCCGGTCTGTCCAGTATCGATGCCCGCGTGTTGAAGGGCAAGCCGAGTGAGGTGGTATTGAAAGTAGCCGAAGAGGTAGAGGCCGAATTGATCCTGACCGGGGTCAAGCGCGACGGGGCCTTGGAGAAGGCATTGCTCGGCGACACCGTGACGGAGCTTGCGCGCCAATCCAGGGTGCCCGTCCTGGTGGTGAAGAAGCGCCTGCGCAAGCCTTATGGCCGGATAGTCGTGGCCACCGACCTTTCCGAGTTGTCGCGCGCCGCGCTTGCGCGTGCAGTGGATTTGTTTGGGCCTGACAACCTGGTGGTGTTTCACGCTTCGTTTGCCCATTTCGCCAGCCGCATGGATGACCGGGTGGCTTACGAAAGCGAATTGCGCAGCGATGCCATCCAGAACTGCCGGGATTTTATCCGCGACGTGGCGGGTGAAGAGGCCGCAGCTACCATGGAAGTCATGGTGGAGTATGGTGAGCCCGACCTGCTGCTGGAAAAATATGTACAGGACAAGCAGGTCGATCTAGTGGTTGTATCCACACGTGGCCGCAGTGGCCTGCTGGGCGTATTGTTGGGCAGTGTCGCCATGCGCATACTGGATAGCGTCGCTTGCGATGTGCTGATCGTGAGGAGCTGA
- a CDS encoding OmpP1/FadL family transporter, with protein sequence MIKRFCFLSILGISSSAATTGHAAGFALIEQSASGFGNAYAGMAARADDASVQFFNPASLSWLPPGRQIIVGGSAILPSAKLRNVNSTHRSTGTPIPGNDGGDAASLELVPNFYFANDLGDNLKFGLGVTVPYGLTSDYDSGWKGRYQALKSEVMTLDINPAFSFKANEKLSIGGGISVQYIRAELTNALDSSALCQANPALPAGTCNALGLGQIGNPAVDSYSKMQGDDISWGFNLGVIFKPWDGTTLGASYRSHIKHKLEGKAKFRPVAPLAATLRNSDISTSLSLPETASFSIAQRLNDRVELLADVTWTNWSRFQELRIHFDNGLGDNVTTTKWNDSYRFSLGGNYRYSDRLTLRAGVAYDQTPVPDAAHRTPRIPDADRTWFAVGASWKLDAANTLDFGYAYLRLKDTSTRHVSEGAVSHVLEGDFTSKVNILSAQWVYSF encoded by the coding sequence ATGATCAAACGCTTTTGCTTCTTATCGATCTTGGGAATCAGCAGCAGCGCAGCCACGACGGGACATGCGGCAGGCTTCGCCCTGATCGAGCAAAGCGCATCCGGGTTTGGCAATGCCTATGCCGGCATGGCTGCGCGCGCCGATGACGCCAGTGTGCAGTTCTTCAATCCGGCCAGCCTTTCCTGGCTGCCACCAGGCAGGCAGATCATCGTGGGTGGCAGTGCCATCCTGCCCAGCGCCAAGCTCAGGAATGTCAACAGCACCCACCGCAGCACTGGTACCCCCATTCCCGGTAACGATGGGGGAGATGCCGCCTCACTGGAGTTGGTGCCCAACTTTTACTTTGCAAATGACCTGGGGGACAACCTCAAGTTTGGCTTGGGCGTCACCGTCCCGTACGGACTGACCTCGGACTATGACAGTGGCTGGAAAGGGCGCTACCAGGCGCTGAAATCCGAGGTAATGACCCTAGACATCAACCCGGCTTTCTCTTTCAAGGCCAACGAGAAACTCTCCATCGGTGGCGGTATCAGCGTGCAATATATTCGGGCAGAACTGACCAATGCGCTCGATTCCAGTGCATTGTGCCAAGCCAACCCGGCATTGCCAGCGGGCACGTGTAACGCACTCGGACTGGGCCAAATAGGCAATCCGGCAGTAGACAGCTATAGCAAGATGCAAGGGGACGATATCAGTTGGGGGTTCAACCTGGGTGTGATCTTTAAACCTTGGGACGGAACGACATTGGGGGCCAGCTATCGCTCGCATATCAAGCACAAGCTGGAAGGAAAGGCAAAATTCAGACCTGTTGCCCCGCTGGCCGCCACATTACGCAACTCCGATATCTCCACCAGTCTCTCTCTGCCAGAAACCGCCTCGTTCAGTATTGCCCAGCGATTGAATGACCGTGTTGAACTGTTGGCTGATGTGACATGGACCAATTGGAGCCGCTTCCAGGAATTACGCATCCATTTTGATAATGGCCTGGGTGACAATGTCACCACCACAAAATGGAATGACAGCTACCGTTTCTCCCTTGGTGGGAACTATCGTTACAGCGACCGCCTGACGTTGCGCGCCGGGGTGGCTTACGACCAAACGCCTGTGCCCGATGCCGCTCACCGCACGCCGCGCATCCCGGATGCTGACCGCACCTGGTTTGCTGTGGGTGCAAGCTGGAAACTGGATGCAGCCAACACCCTGGATTTTGGTTACGCGTATTTGCGCCTGAAAGACACCAGCACCAGGCACGTCAGCGAAGGAGCTGTCAGCCATGTGCTGGAAGGCGATTTTACGTCGAAAGTGAATATACTCAGCGCACAGTGGGTATATAGCTTTTGA
- a CDS encoding crotonase/enoyl-CoA hydratase family protein: MNAVIDFNPLNTVQFEQVRAHYEPEFGITWLFMQPSPRPCFNQICMSELLMNQTQIEASHANPLHRPQQPTNYLVLASDVDGIFNLGGDLATFKEAIENKERDKLLAYAHLCIDNLWTFYNMQAPITTISLVKGQAMGGGFEAALSAHVLIAEKGALMGLPEVLFNLFPGMGAMSFLLRRIGLSAAEKMIRSGKVYTGAELYDMGVVDVLAEDGQGEKALHDWVRKTHKSLNSFQAIQRAKQRVNPLTKQELLDITEIWVDAALRLTERNLKVMERLVRAQNSKVGDQDEAVRAAG; the protein is encoded by the coding sequence ATGAATGCCGTTATCGATTTCAACCCTTTGAACACTGTCCAATTCGAGCAAGTACGTGCCCACTATGAGCCTGAGTTTGGTATTACCTGGTTGTTCATGCAGCCGAGTCCTCGGCCATGCTTCAATCAGATCTGCATGAGCGAATTGCTGATGAACCAGACACAGATCGAGGCGTCTCATGCCAATCCTCTTCATCGGCCACAGCAGCCTACAAATTACCTAGTCCTGGCCTCCGACGTGGATGGTATTTTTAACTTAGGGGGCGATCTGGCCACCTTCAAGGAGGCAATAGAGAACAAGGAAAGGGATAAGCTGCTGGCGTATGCGCACCTGTGCATAGACAACCTGTGGACCTTTTATAACATGCAGGCCCCGATTACCACGATTTCTCTCGTCAAGGGCCAGGCCATGGGGGGCGGGTTCGAAGCCGCCTTGTCCGCGCACGTGCTGATTGCCGAAAAGGGCGCGCTTATGGGCTTGCCCGAAGTGTTATTCAACCTGTTCCCTGGCATGGGGGCAATGAGCTTCCTGTTGCGCCGGATTGGATTGAGTGCGGCAGAGAAGATGATCCGCTCAGGCAAGGTGTATACCGGCGCGGAGCTCTATGACATGGGCGTGGTGGATGTATTGGCGGAAGACGGCCAGGGTGAGAAGGCATTGCATGATTGGGTGCGCAAGACCCATAAGTCATTGAACTCGTTCCAGGCGATCCAGAGGGCCAAGCAGCGCGTCAATCCGCTGACCAAGCAGGAGTTGCTGGATATTACCGAAATCTGGGTGGATGCCGCGTTGCGGCTGACCGAGCGCAACCTCAAGGTGATGGAGCGCCTGGTGCGCGCCCAGAACTCCAAGGTTGGAGATCAGGATGAGGCTGTCAGGGCCGCAGGGTGA